In Panacibacter microcysteis, the genomic stretch GCGCAAAAAGCACAAGTGCGGTTACAGCCTTCACTGATTTTGAGATAGGCATAATGTTGCGGTGTACTAAGCATGCGCTCACCCAACAGTTCACTTTTATAGTCGGCATCAAACTGTTTTAGTATCAGTGGCAGTTCCAGTGTACCAAACCATGCATCTACTTCGGGAATTTCGTTTTCAAGATCATTCCTGTACCGCTCGCTTAAACAACCGGTAACATAGACTTTATCCAGTTTGCCTTTTCTTTTGAGTTCTACCTGGTCCAGGATAGTATTTACACTTTCTTCTTTTGCTTTGTCGATAAAACCACAGGTATTTACGACCACTATATTGTGATCAAGCTTTGCATTTTCATGCACCACGTCTATTTCATTGGCCTTTAGCTGGCCGCTCAGTACTTCACTATCTACCAGGTTTTTACTGCAACCAAGCGTGATGATGTTCACACGGTCTTTGTATAATTTCTTCGACTTCATAATTTAAGGCGGCAAAGGTAAGTTTTTGCCGCAAGAGTAAAGCAATGTGTGTATTGGCGCAGTTCTTGAAACTTTTGAGTATAACAAATCATTCTTAACTAAAAGTATTCATATGAAACAGCTAACGAAAAGCGCAGCCATCATTTTCAGTACCTTCTTTTTATCACTCATACAGCTGGCGCTATACGCCCAGGAAGCACCGGAAGTAAAAGTAAACAATACCGATGTGGGCACGTGGATCGGTCAAAACTGGATATGGGTGGTAGGTGTGGTGGTATTATTGCTTATTCTGCTACTGGCCAGCGGCGGCCGCAGCCGTGCATCTAAAACCACTACCGTACGCAGAGATAATGATGGCAGAATTACAACCGTAACCACCGTTACAAACGAATAGCAGCTGTTGCTTTTTTACACAAATGTGTAAAATGCACCACATAAAAAATGCCGCCTGTTTCGGGCGGCATTTTTATAATAAAGGTTGTTATTAATACAATATTCTCACTTTGATTGTTTCTTTTACGTCCTTCAATAACTCCAGTGCCTGTTTGGATAGCTTCTTATCTACATCGAGTACAACGTAACCTATTTCGTCATTTGTTTTAAGATACTGCCCTACAATGTTGATGTTGTGGCTTGCAAGCTGTGTATTAATGGCACTCAATACACCTGGCACATTGTTGTGAATATGCAATATCCTGTGTGCACCTTCCACGGGCGGAAGGCTAATAGCCGGAACGGTATGTGACCCGTAGGTAATACCTCTTTCCAGGTAGTTATACAATTTGGCACTTACATCGTCACCAATGTTTTGTTGTGCTTCTTCTGTAGAGCCACCAATATGTGGCGTAAGAATTACGTTGCTTAACCCCTGCAAAGGTGTTTCGAAACGATCGCCGTTCTTTTCAGGCTCCCACGGGAACACATCAATTGCTGCGCCGCTGAGATCGCCATCTTTTAACGCTTTGGCAAGCACGTTTAGCTCCACCACTTCACCACGGGCGTAATTAATTAAAATGGCGCCCTTCTTAAAATGTTTGATGTTGCTTTTATTGATAAGGTTTTTGGTCTGTGTCGTTTCAGGAACGTGGAGAGATACAACGTCTGCATTGTTCAGCAAATCCTTCAGGCTTTTGCTGGAAGATGCGTTGCCCAGCGGAAGTTTCGTTTCCACATCGTAAAATAACACTTTCATACCAAGTGCTTCGGCTAATACACTCACCTGAGAACCAATGTTGCCATAACCGATTATACCCAGCGTTTTACCCCTCAGCTCAAAACTACCCTTTGCTTCTTTATTCCAGATGCCTTCATGTGCCGCTTTGTTTTTATCCGGAATCCGGCGGATAAGCATGATCGATAACCCAATTACAAGTTCGGCAACACTCCTGGTATTGCTGTAAGGCGCATTAAAAACTACAACACCTTTTTTTGTGGCAGCCTTTAGATTTACCTGGTTTACACCAATACAAAAACAGCCGATTGCCTGTAGTTTTGTAGCAGCTTCCAGTACTTTTTCTGTAATCTGTGTTTTGGAACGAATGCCCAGCAAATGCACATCCTTTACTTCTTTGATCAGTTCTTCCTCACTAAGTGCACCGCCGATCTTTTTTACATTGGTATAACCATTTTGCTTGAAATGTTGCACAGCTTTGTCGCTGATGTTTTCCAGGAAAAGAATCCTGATCTTCTCCTTTGGATAACTTGTTAGTTGGCTCATCGTTGTTGTTGCTTGCTTGTAGGATTATTAAAAGCAAAATCCCCCCGTGTTACTGCGGAGGGATTTCATTATAAGAAGGTTATTTTTTCTTTTCGTAACGCTTCTTGAATTTGTCGATACGTCCCGCAGTATCTACCAGTACATTCTTACCGGTATAGAATGGATGCGATGTGTTCGAAATTTCCAGCTTTATCAGCGGGTATTCGTTACCATCTTCCCATTTCGTCATTTCTTTGGAACCACCTGTGGAACGGCCAAGGAATGCCTGACCATTACTCATGTCTTTAAACACAACAAATTTGTAACTTTCTGGATGGAGACCTTTTTTCATTTGTATGATTTTAGGCTGCACGGATTTTGCCGTACAATTTAAAAATTTTGGAGCGCAAAGATAAGCACCTGCGCATTTTTATCCAAATTCAATTTAAAAGGCGAATTTATGTTGCCGGCTGTTCTTTTCATGGCATCACCTGTTGCGTCGCTCCGTTCAGCGTTCCGCTTGTATGGCATCTGCAGCGCTCCGGTTACACCGCACGCTAAGATTTCATATTGGTAAACTGCAGGGGAATTTTGAGGTCGCTGCCACGCAGCATTGCAATCACGTCCTGCAGGTCATCGATCTTTTTACCCGTCACACGTACTATTTCATCCATTATTTGTGCCTGCACTTTTAGCCCCGAATCTTTGATAAGCTTTACGATCTTTTTGGCATCATCCTGTTTAAGACCATTGGTAACAGGTATTTCTTTCTTTACCACCTTACCACTCGGGTAAGCATCTTTTTCAAAGTTGAAAGCGTTACCGTCTATTCCCTGCTTTATGGCCCTGCTGATGATCACATCGATTACCTGTTTCATCTTCATGTCGCTCTCCACTTCCACATTTACCACGTAGTCTTTCTTATTCAGTTCTATGGAAACGGGTGAATCACGAAAATCGAAACGGTTACTGATTTCTTTTTTTACCGTATTAACAGCGTTATCTAAAGTTTGCAGGTCTACCTTGCTGGCAATATCGAATGATGGCATAACAAAGTGTTTTTTGAGAACGGCAAAGTTAACAGGGTTTATGTAAAAATGAACATATAAAAAGGCCCGCTTTGGAAAAAGCAGGCCATTGTTAACCTATGAAAAACACCAAATTCA encodes the following:
- a CDS encoding type B 50S ribosomal protein L31; protein product: MKKGLHPESYKFVVFKDMSNGQAFLGRSTGGSKEMTKWEDGNEYPLIKLEISNTSHPFYTGKNVLVDTAGRIDKFKKRYEKKK
- the serA gene encoding phosphoglycerate dehydrogenase produces the protein MSQLTSYPKEKIRILFLENISDKAVQHFKQNGYTNVKKIGGALSEEELIKEVKDVHLLGIRSKTQITEKVLEAATKLQAIGCFCIGVNQVNLKAATKKGVVVFNAPYSNTRSVAELVIGLSIMLIRRIPDKNKAAHEGIWNKEAKGSFELRGKTLGIIGYGNIGSQVSVLAEALGMKVLFYDVETKLPLGNASSSKSLKDLLNNADVVSLHVPETTQTKNLINKSNIKHFKKGAILINYARGEVVELNVLAKALKDGDLSGAAIDVFPWEPEKNGDRFETPLQGLSNVILTPHIGGSTEEAQQNIGDDVSAKLYNYLERGITYGSHTVPAISLPPVEGAHRILHIHNNVPGVLSAINTQLASHNINIVGQYLKTNDEIGYVVLDVDKKLSKQALELLKDVKETIKVRILY
- a CDS encoding YajQ family cyclic di-GMP-binding protein, whose protein sequence is MPSFDIASKVDLQTLDNAVNTVKKEISNRFDFRDSPVSIELNKKDYVVNVEVESDMKMKQVIDVIISRAIKQGIDGNAFNFEKDAYPSGKVVKKEIPVTNGLKQDDAKKIVKLIKDSGLKVQAQIMDEIVRVTGKKIDDLQDVIAMLRGSDLKIPLQFTNMKS